The following are encoded in a window of Mycobacterium decipiens genomic DNA:
- a CDS encoding aldehyde dehydrogenase, with the protein MVLLANGVSALFIDGKLADGRAGRFPTVNPATEEVLGVAANADAEDMSRAIEAARRAFDDTDWSRNTELRVRCVRQLRDGLQQHIEELRELTISEVGAPRMLTASAALQGPVGDLSFAADTAESYLWNQDLGEASPLGIATRRTIAREAVGVVGAITPWNFPHQINLAKLGPALAAGNTVVLKPAPDTPWCAAALGEIIAEHTDIPPGVVNIVTSSDHGLGALLAKDPRVDMISFTGSTATGRRVMADAAATIKKVFLELGGKSAFVVLDDADLAAASGVSAFSVCMHAGQGCAITTRLVVPRARYDEAVAIAAATMSALKPGDPSDPGTVCGPLISARQRDRVQGYLDLALAEGGSFACGGGRPAGREVGFYIEPTVISGLNNDARSAREEIFGPVLAVIAHDGDDDAVRIANDSPYGLSGTVYGDDPRRAAGVAARLRVGTVNVNGGVWYSADAPFGGYKQSGNGREMGLLGFEEYLEAKLIAMAAN; encoded by the coding sequence ATGGTGCTGCTGGCCAACGGTGTTAGCGCGCTGTTCATCGACGGCAAGCTGGCGGATGGACGTGCGGGCAGGTTTCCGACGGTCAATCCGGCCACCGAGGAAGTGCTGGGAGTCGCCGCCAATGCCGACGCCGAGGACATGAGTCGCGCCATCGAGGCCGCGCGTCGGGCGTTCGACGACACCGACTGGTCCCGCAATACCGAACTTCGGGTGCGGTGCGTGCGGCAGTTGCGCGACGGATTGCAACAACACATTGAAGAACTGCGGGAACTGACCATTTCGGAGGTGGGTGCGCCGCGGATGCTCACCGCCAGTGCTGCGCTTCAGGGCCCGGTGGGCGATCTGTCGTTTGCGGCGGACACGGCCGAGTCCTACCTGTGGAATCAGGATCTCGGTGAGGCATCGCCGTTGGGCATTGCCACCCGCCGCACCATCGCGCGGGAAGCCGTCGGGGTGGTCGGCGCCATCACGCCGTGGAACTTCCCGCACCAGATCAATCTCGCCAAGTTGGGCCCGGCGCTGGCCGCCGGTAACACCGTCGTGCTGAAGCCGGCTCCCGACACGCCGTGGTGCGCGGCAGCGCTCGGGGAGATCATCGCCGAGCACACCGACATTCCGCCGGGCGTCGTCAACATCGTCACCTCCAGCGACCACGGATTGGGGGCGCTGCTGGCCAAAGATCCTCGGGTGGACATGATTTCGTTCACCGGTTCGACCGCGACCGGCCGCAGAGTGATGGCCGATGCCGCGGCCACCATCAAAAAGGTGTTCCTGGAATTGGGTGGCAAGTCGGCGTTCGTCGTGCTCGACGACGCCGACCTGGCCGCTGCCAGTGGGGTATCGGCGTTCTCGGTGTGCATGCACGCCGGGCAGGGGTGCGCGATTACCACCCGGCTGGTGGTGCCGCGGGCCCGATATGACGAGGCGGTCGCCATCGCGGCGGCCACCATGTCTGCGCTCAAGCCCGGCGACCCGAGCGATCCCGGAACCGTCTGCGGGCCGTTGATTTCGGCCCGGCAGCGCGACCGGGTACAGGGCTATCTCGACCTGGCACTTGCCGAAGGCGGCTCCTTTGCGTGCGGTGGCGGGCGGCCGGCGGGCAGGGAGGTCGGCTTCTACATCGAGCCCACGGTCATCTCGGGGTTGAACAACGATGCCCGGTCCGCCCGCGAGGAGATCTTCGGGCCGGTGCTCGCGGTGATCGCGCACGACGGCGACGATGACGCTGTGCGCATCGCCAACGACTCACCATATGGCTTGTCGGGCACCGTGTATGGCGATGACCCGCGACGAGCGGCCGGGGTCGCCGCGCGGCTGCGGGTAGGCACCGTCAACGTCAATGGCGGCGTCTGGTACTCCGCTGACGCGCCGTTCGGCGGCTATAAGCAATCCGGCAACGGACGGGAGATGGGCCTCCTCGGCTTCGAGGAGTACCTGGAAGCCAAACTCATTGCTATGGCTGCAAATTAG
- a CDS encoding TetR/AcrR family transcriptional regulator: protein MSSDALVAAQAQRQTGLQTGAAPRNRRQEETFRKVLTAAMATLREKSYADLTVRLVAARAKVAPATAYTYFSSKNHLIAEVYLDLVRQVPYFTDVNDPMPARVKSVLRHLALVVADEPEVGAACTAALLGGGADTAVRGVRDRIGAEIHRRITSAIGPGAEPGTVSALEMAFFGALVQAGSGAFTYREIADRLGYVVGLILAGAGDPRGGGNP from the coding sequence GTGTCCAGCGATGCACTGGTTGCGGCCCAGGCCCAGCGCCAGACCGGACTGCAAACCGGAGCAGCGCCACGTAACCGCCGCCAGGAGGAGACCTTCCGCAAGGTGCTGACTGCCGCCATGGCGACCCTGCGGGAGAAGTCGTACGCCGACCTGACGGTGCGCCTGGTGGCGGCCCGCGCCAAGGTGGCCCCGGCAACGGCCTACACGTACTTCTCGTCGAAAAACCATCTGATCGCCGAGGTCTACCTCGACCTGGTCCGCCAGGTCCCGTACTTCACCGACGTCAACGACCCGATGCCCGCCCGCGTGAAGAGCGTGCTGCGGCATCTGGCGCTGGTGGTTGCCGACGAGCCCGAAGTGGGCGCGGCGTGCACGGCGGCGTTGCTCGGTGGCGGCGCCGATACCGCGGTGCGTGGCGTGCGCGACCGAATCGGCGCCGAGATCCACCGCCGCATCACCTCGGCGATCGGGCCCGGCGCCGAGCCCGGCACCGTGTCCGCGCTCGAGATGGCGTTCTTCGGCGCGCTCGTGCAGGCCGGCAGCGGCGCCTTCACCTACCGCGAGATCGCCGACCGGCTCGGCTACGTGGTGGGCCTGATCCTGGCCGGAGCCGGGGATCCGCGTGGTGGTGGCAACCCATGA
- a CDS encoding cytochrome P450, whose translation MTVHVGDPQLVLDPYDYDFHEDPYPYYKRLRDEAPLYRNEKLNFWAVSRHHDVLQCFRDSAALSNVYGVSLDPSSRTSEAYRVMSMLAMDDPAHLRMRTLVSKGFTPRRIRELEPQVLELARIHLDSALQTESFDFVAEFAGKLPMDVISELMGVPSADRSRIRVLADGVLHREDGVADVPPSAMQASIELMRYYVDLIAEFRKCPANNLTSALLEAELDGDRLTDQEIMAFLFLMVIAGNETTTKLLANAVYWGAHNPDQLAGVFADHSRIPLWVEETLRYDTSSQILARTVAHDLTLYDTTIPEGAVLLLLPGSANRDNRVFDHPDEFRIGREIGSKLVSFGSGAHFCLGAHLARMEARVALGELLRRIGGYEIDEDNAVRVHSSNVRGFAHLPITVKA comes from the coding sequence ATGACCGTCCACGTCGGTGATCCCCAACTGGTCCTAGACCCGTACGACTACGACTTCCACGAGGACCCGTACCCGTATTACAAACGGCTACGCGACGAGGCCCCGTTGTACCGCAACGAGAAACTGAATTTCTGGGCGGTTTCGCGCCACCACGACGTGCTGCAATGCTTCCGCGACAGTGCGGCGTTGTCGAATGTCTATGGCGTATCGCTGGATCCGTCCTCACGCACATCCGAGGCGTATCGGGTGATGTCGATGCTCGCCATGGACGACCCCGCACATCTGCGGATGCGAACGCTGGTGTCAAAGGGTTTTACCCCGCGGCGGATTCGCGAACTCGAGCCGCAGGTCCTCGAACTCGCCCGCATTCACCTGGATTCGGCCCTGCAGACCGAAAGCTTCGACTTCGTCGCAGAATTCGCCGGCAAGCTGCCGATGGATGTCATTTCGGAGCTGATGGGTGTGCCCAGCGCCGACCGGTCCCGCATCCGCGTGCTGGCCGATGGTGTGCTCCACCGCGAGGACGGCGTTGCCGACGTGCCACCGTCGGCAATGCAGGCATCGATCGAGCTAATGAGGTACTACGTCGATCTGATCGCAGAGTTCCGGAAATGTCCCGCGAACAATCTGACGTCGGCACTGCTGGAAGCCGAGCTCGACGGCGACCGGCTTACCGACCAGGAAATCATGGCGTTCCTGTTCCTCATGGTGATCGCCGGCAACGAGACCACCACCAAGCTACTGGCCAACGCCGTCTACTGGGGCGCCCACAACCCGGACCAGCTGGCCGGGGTATTCGCCGACCACTCCCGGATCCCGCTGTGGGTGGAGGAAACCCTGCGCTACGACACCTCCAGCCAGATTCTGGCCCGCACCGTCGCGCACGATCTCACGCTGTATGACACCACGATCCCCGAGGGCGCGGTGCTGTTGTTGCTGCCGGGATCGGCCAACCGTGACAACCGGGTGTTCGACCACCCCGACGAGTTTCGCATCGGCCGCGAAATCGGCTCCAAGCTAGTCAGTTTCGGCAGCGGCGCACACTTCTGCCTGGGAGCTCACCTGGCCCGGATGGAAGCCCGGGTGGCGCTGGGCGAGCTGCTGCGCCGGATCGGCGGCTACGAAATCGACGAAGACAATGCCGTGCGCGTTCATTCCAGCAACGTGCGCGGATTTGCCCATCTACCGATCACCGTGAAGGCATAG
- a CDS encoding SDR family oxidoreductase, with translation MPRFEPHPARRPAIVAGASSGIGAATASELAGRGFPVALGARRIDKLAELVDKIRSDGGEAVAFHLDVTDPESVKSFVAQAIDALGEVELLVSGAGDMLPGRLHETSTDAFAQQVHTHLVGANRLATAVLPDMVARRRGDLIFVGSDVALRQRPHMGAYGAAKAGLTAMVTNLQMELEGTGVRASIVHPGPTLTGMGWQLSAEQVGPMLQDWAKWGQARHNYFLRPRDLARAIAFVAETPRGSVVVNMEIQPEAPLMDAPADRQELSLREEGMPKQ, from the coding sequence ATGCCACGCTTCGAACCGCATCCCGCCCGCCGGCCGGCGATCGTCGCCGGTGCATCGTCGGGCATCGGCGCGGCCACCGCATCCGAACTCGCCGGCCGCGGGTTTCCGGTCGCCTTGGGGGCCCGCCGCATTGACAAGCTGGCCGAGCTGGTCGACAAGATCCGTTCCGACGGTGGCGAGGCGGTGGCGTTTCACCTGGACGTCACCGATCCCGAGTCGGTGAAATCGTTTGTGGCGCAAGCGATCGATGCGCTCGGCGAGGTCGAGCTGCTGGTGTCCGGTGCCGGCGACATGCTCCCCGGACGGCTGCACGAGACCAGCACCGACGCCTTCGCGCAGCAGGTTCACACACATCTGGTCGGCGCCAACCGGCTGGCCACCGCGGTGCTGCCGGACATGGTGGCACGCCGGCGGGGCGACCTCATCTTCGTGGGCTCCGATGTGGCGCTGCGCCAACGCCCGCATATGGGTGCCTACGGCGCGGCGAAGGCCGGCCTGACCGCCATGGTCACCAACCTGCAGATGGAGTTGGAAGGCACCGGTGTTCGCGCATCGATCGTGCACCCGGGACCCACGCTGACCGGTATGGGCTGGCAGCTGTCCGCCGAACAGGTCGGCCCCATGCTGCAGGACTGGGCGAAGTGGGGTCAGGCCCGGCACAACTACTTCCTGCGCCCCCGCGACCTGGCGCGGGCCATCGCGTTCGTCGCCGAAACCCCGCGGGGTTCAGTCGTGGTGAACATGGAGATCCAGCCCGAGGCCCCGCTGATGGACGCACCGGCGGATCGTCAGGAACTTTCATTGCGCGAAGAGGGGATGCCGAAGCAATGA
- a CDS encoding cytochrome P450, with protein sequence MSVVAVPRVSGGQDEHGHLEEFRTDPIGLMQRVRDECGDVGTFQLAGKHVVFLSGAQANEFFFRAGDDDLDQAEAYPFMTPIFGKGVVFDASPQRRKEMLHNAALRGEQMKGHAVTIEDQVRRMIADWGQAGEIDLLDFFAELTIYTSSACLIGRKFRDQLDGRFAKLYHELERGTDPLAYVDPYLPIESFRRRDEARSGLVALVGGIMNNRIANPPPDKSDRDMLDVLITVKDEDGNPRFSADEITGMFISMMFAGHHTSSGTASWTLIELMRHRDTYDAVIHELDELYADGQSVSFHALRQIPRLENVLKETLRLHPPLIILMRVAKGEFEVKNHPIHAGDLVAASPAISNRIPEDFPDPDEFVPERYEEPRQEDLINRWTWIPFGAGRHRCVGAAFATMQIKAIFSVLLREYEFEMAQPPDSYRNDHSKMVVQLAQPARVRYRLRRGTGGKTGG encoded by the coding sequence ATGAGTGTTGTTGCAGTTCCACGAGTGTCCGGTGGCCAAGACGAACACGGCCACCTCGAGGAGTTCCGCACTGATCCGATCGGGCTGATGCAACGGGTCCGCGACGAGTGCGGAGACGTCGGCACCTTCCAACTGGCCGGAAAGCACGTCGTGTTCCTGTCCGGCGCGCAAGCCAACGAGTTCTTCTTCCGGGCTGGCGACGACGACCTGGACCAGGCCGAGGCCTACCCGTTCATGACGCCGATCTTCGGCAAAGGCGTGGTTTTCGACGCCAGCCCCCAGCGCCGCAAGGAGATGCTGCACAATGCCGCGTTACGCGGCGAGCAGATGAAGGGCCACGCCGTCACCATCGAAGACCAGGTCCGGCGGATGATCGCCGACTGGGGCCAGGCCGGTGAGATCGATCTGCTGGACTTCTTCGCCGAGCTGACCATCTACACCTCCTCGGCCTGCCTGATCGGCAGGAAGTTCCGCGACCAACTCGACGGGCGATTCGCCAAGCTCTATCACGAGCTGGAACGCGGCACCGATCCGTTGGCCTACGTCGACCCGTATCTGCCGATCGAGAGCTTCCGCCGCCGTGACGAAGCCCGTAGCGGGCTGGTGGCGTTGGTCGGAGGCATCATGAACAACCGGATCGCCAACCCACCGCCGGACAAGAGCGACCGGGACATGCTCGACGTCCTGATCACCGTCAAGGACGAGGACGGCAATCCCCGGTTCTCGGCCGACGAGATCACCGGCATGTTCATCTCGATGATGTTCGCCGGGCATCACACCAGCTCGGGCACGGCTTCGTGGACGCTGATCGAGTTGATGCGCCATCGCGACACCTACGACGCGGTAATCCACGAGCTCGACGAGCTGTACGCCGACGGCCAGTCGGTGAGTTTCCATGCGCTGCGCCAGATTCCGCGGCTGGAGAATGTGCTGAAGGAGACGCTGCGGCTGCACCCGCCGCTGATCATCCTGATGCGGGTGGCAAAGGGCGAGTTCGAGGTGAAGAACCATCCGATCCACGCGGGCGATCTGGTGGCGGCCTCTCCGGCGATCTCCAACCGGATCCCCGAAGACTTTCCCGATCCCGACGAGTTCGTGCCCGAGCGCTACGAGGAGCCTCGTCAGGAAGACCTGATCAACCGTTGGACGTGGATTCCGTTCGGCGCCGGCCGGCATCGTTGCGTCGGCGCAGCGTTCGCGACCATGCAGATCAAGGCGATTTTCTCGGTGTTGTTGCGCGAGTATGAGTTTGAGATGGCGCAACCACCAGACAGCTATCGCAACGACCATTCCAAGATGGTGGTGCAGCTGGCCCAGCCCGCCCGCGTGCGCTACCGCCTTAGAAGAGGTACGGGCGGGAAGACGGGAGGCTGA
- a CDS encoding ferredoxin — protein sequence MSYRVQVDLDLCQGHAMCELEAPDYFRVPKRGRVEILDAEPPEEARTEIKRAVWACPTQALSIREMGE from the coding sequence ATGAGCTACCGGGTGCAGGTCGACCTGGATTTGTGCCAAGGACATGCGATGTGCGAGCTGGAGGCACCCGACTATTTCCGGGTGCCCAAGCGCGGCCGGGTGGAAATCCTGGACGCCGAGCCGCCCGAGGAAGCCCGCACCGAAATCAAGCGAGCCGTGTGGGCCTGTCCCACGCAGGCATTGTCCATCCGAGAAATGGGAGAGTAG
- a CDS encoding nuclear transport factor 2 family protein, with protein sequence MAAYPRDELEDVVKRWLAANRAAEQRGDWTLLADFYTDDATYGWNIGPKEDVMCVGIDEIRDIALGQEMEGLQGWRYPYQRVVIDDKQGEVVGFWKQVAGQNGAAPDDHEFEVYGIGGSWFRYAGGGKWNWQRDFFDFGHVSALYLELIKTGRLSAGMRKRIERGISGDKVPGYYPLGKAPVPLW encoded by the coding sequence GTGGCCGCATATCCTCGCGACGAACTCGAAGATGTGGTCAAGCGCTGGTTGGCGGCCAACCGTGCGGCGGAGCAGCGCGGCGACTGGACCTTGCTCGCCGATTTCTATACCGACGACGCCACCTACGGGTGGAACATCGGGCCCAAAGAGGACGTCATGTGCGTCGGGATCGACGAGATCCGCGACATTGCGCTGGGCCAGGAGATGGAAGGCCTGCAGGGCTGGCGCTACCCCTACCAGCGGGTCGTCATCGACGACAAGCAGGGCGAGGTGGTCGGGTTCTGGAAGCAGGTTGCCGGCCAAAACGGGGCGGCCCCGGACGACCACGAGTTCGAGGTGTACGGCATCGGCGGCAGCTGGTTCCGCTATGCCGGCGGCGGGAAATGGAACTGGCAGCGCGACTTCTTCGACTTCGGGCATGTGTCGGCGCTCTACCTGGAATTGATCAAGACAGGCCGGCTTTCCGCGGGCATGCGCAAGCGCATCGAACGTGGCATATCCGGCGACAAAGTGCCTGGCTACTACCCACTCGGCAAGGCACCGGTACCACTGTGGTAA
- a CDS encoding NDMA-dependent alcohol dehydrogenase, whose amino-acid sequence MKTKGALIWEFNQPWSVEEIEIGDPRKDEVKIQMEAAGMCHSDHHLVTGGIPMAGFPVLGGHEGAGIVAEVGPGVDDIAPGDHVVLAFIPSCGKCPSCQAGLRNLCDLGAGLLAGESVTDGSFRIQARGQNVYPMTLLGTFSPYMVVHRSSVVKIDPSVPFEVACLVGCGVTTGYGSAVRTADIRPGDDVAIVGVGGVGMAALQGAVSAGARYIFAVEPVEWKRDQALKFGATHVYSDINAALMGIAEVTYGLMAQKVIITVGKLDGAEVDNYLTITAKGGTCVLTAIGSLVDTQVTLNLAMLTLLQKNIQGTIFGGGNPHYDIPKLLTMYKAGKLNLDDMVTTQYKLEQINDGYQDMLNGKNIRGVIRYTDDDR is encoded by the coding sequence GTGAAGACCAAAGGCGCACTGATCTGGGAGTTCAACCAGCCGTGGTCCGTCGAAGAAATCGAGATCGGCGACCCACGCAAGGACGAGGTCAAGATCCAGATGGAAGCGGCTGGCATGTGCCACTCCGACCATCACCTGGTGACCGGCGGCATCCCGATGGCGGGCTTTCCGGTTCTGGGCGGACACGAGGGCGCGGGCATCGTCGCCGAGGTCGGCCCGGGAGTCGACGACATCGCTCCGGGCGACCACGTGGTGCTGGCATTCATCCCGTCCTGCGGCAAGTGTCCGTCCTGCCAGGCCGGACTGCGCAATCTGTGCGACCTGGGCGCCGGGCTGCTCGCCGGGGAATCGGTGACGGACGGCTCGTTCCGGATTCAGGCCCGCGGCCAGAACGTCTACCCGATGACCCTGCTGGGGACGTTCTCGCCGTACATGGTGGTGCACCGCAGTTCGGTGGTGAAGATCGACCCGTCGGTGCCCTTCGAAGTCGCCTGCCTGGTCGGTTGCGGCGTCACCACCGGCTATGGTTCGGCGGTCCGCACGGCGGACATCCGGCCGGGTGACGACGTGGCCATCGTCGGCGTGGGTGGGGTCGGCATGGCGGCGCTGCAGGGCGCGGTCAGCGCCGGCGCCCGCTACATCTTCGCGGTGGAGCCGGTGGAATGGAAACGTGATCAGGCCCTGAAATTCGGTGCCACCCACGTCTACTCGGATATCAACGCCGCGCTGATGGGCATCGCCGAGGTCACCTACGGCCTGATGGCCCAGAAGGTGATCATCACTGTCGGCAAGCTGGATGGCGCTGAGGTCGACAACTACCTGACCATCACGGCCAAGGGCGGCACCTGCGTGTTGACGGCTATCGGCAGCCTGGTCGACACCCAGGTAACGTTGAACCTCGCGATGTTGACCCTGTTGCAGAAGAACATCCAGGGCACCATCTTCGGCGGCGGTAACCCGCACTACGACATTCCGAAGCTGTTGACGATGTACAAGGCCGGCAAGCTCAACCTCGACGACATGGTAACCACCCAGTACAAGCTCGAGCAGATCAACGACGGATACCAGGACATGCTGAACGGCAAGAACATTCGCGGCGTGATCCGGTATACGGACGACGACCGGTAG